From a single Saimiri boliviensis isolate mSaiBol1 chromosome 7, mSaiBol1.pri, whole genome shotgun sequence genomic region:
- the LOC120365050 gene encoding disintegrin and metalloproteinase domain-containing protein 1a-like, protein MPVTAAVRDFASFLSSLLKLHVVLDEARRVLQTWAPQMKSVRLGLLPGLSCVRLGTMLLLGIIFLSSIYCDMVSVYYSSYEIVIPKRLTVRGSEEPVEKASYSLFMEGQKHLVHLKVKRSHFVNNFPVYSYHNDVLGQESPFISHDCHYEGYIEGVSGSFVSVNTCAGLRGILIKEEKSYSIEPMESSRRFEHVLYTTAHQARVSCGVVHTDSPVVSTSWQQGSKKPHDLQALSYLWSHPKYVEMFVVVNNQRFQMWGSNVNETVQRVVDVIALANSFTRGINTEVVLAGMEIWTERELIEVAVDLQVTLRNFNRWRQEMLFHRAKHDVAHMIVGHHPGQNTGQAFLSGACSSGFAAAVESFHHEDVLLFAALMVHELGHNLGIQHDHSACFCKDKHFCLMHENITKESGFSNCSSDYFYQFLREQKGTCLFNKPRPRARKRRDSTCGNGVVEDTEQCDCGSACHLDPCCDPTCTLKENAECGHGLCCLDCTFRRKGFLCRPTQDECDLPEYCDGSSAECPADSYKQDGTLCDRIHYCSGGQCKNPDKQCMNIYGYPARSAPEDCYISMNTRGDRFGNCGHPTEDQQKYVTCSSDNVFCGKLVCTGVESLPRLQAQHTMIQVPHDDDWCWSMDAHNITDIPDDGDVHVGTSCAPNKVCTDHSCVHHSVLLYDCRPEESCHGKGVCNNLRHCHCEFGFAPPDCKNPGNGGSVDSGPAGNRSDEIISIEEKRNHTAGQSNPQRGYVSNDKNKSLRKLLYIAPMLLSALFVGLIIFAIMGARKEISQCSEDYTEATLEEVAPEQNVGKGKEEEEAKNELSNKANSGHTG, encoded by the coding sequence ATGCCAGTGACAGCCGCAGTGAGAGACTTTGcctccttcctgtcttctctGCTGAAACTCCACGTGGTTTTGGATGAGGCTAGGAGGGTGCTTCAGACCTGGGCTCCCCAGATGAAGAGTGTGAGGCTGGGGTTACTGCCAGGTCTTTCGTGTGTCAGGTTGGGGACCATGTTGCTGTTGGGGATAATTTTTCTCTCAAGCATATACTGTGACATGGTCTCGGTATATTACTCTTCCTATGAAATAGTCATCCCAAAGCGGCTGACGGTCAGGGGAAGTGAAGAGCCAGTGGAAAAGGCATCCTATTCGCTATTTATGGAAGGCCAGAAGCACCTGGTTCACCTGAAGGTGAAGAGAAGCCATTTTGTGAATAATTTTCCAGTCTACAGTTACCACAACGACGTCCTGGGGCAAGAATCACCTTTCATCTCCCATGACTGCCACTATGAAGGCTACATAGAAGGAGTGTCAGGTTCTTTTGTTTCTGTCAACACCTGTGCAGGTCTCAGGGGCATCTTGATCAAGGAGGAAAAATCTTACAGCATTGAGCCCATGGAGTCTTCAAGACGGTTTGAACACGTGTTATACACCACGGCACATCAAGCGCGCGTGTCCTGCGGTGTCGTTCACACAGACAGCCCTGTGGTGTCCACTAGTTGGCAACAAGGGAGCAAGAAGCCTCATGATCTACAGGCGCTGTCCTACTTGTGGTCACACCCCAAGTATGTGGAAATGTTTGTTGTGGTCAACAACCAGCGGTTCCAGATGTGGGGCAGTAACGTCAATGAGACGGTCCAGAGAGTAGTGGATGTCATTGCTCTGGCCAACAGCTTCACCAGGGGAATAAACACAGAGGTGGTGCTGGCTGGAATGGAGATCTGGACCGAGAGGGAACTAATAGAGGTCGCAGTGGACTTGCAGGTCACACTCAGGAATTTCAATCgctggagacaagagatgctctTCCATCGTGCGAAGCATGATGTTGCCCACATGATCGTTGGGCATCATCCTGGACAGAATACGGGCCAAGCCTTTCTCAGTGGTGCCTGCTCAAGCGGTTTTGCGGCAGCTGTTGAATCCTTCCATCATGAAGATGTGCTGTTGTTTGCAGCCCTCATGGTCCATGAGCTCGGCCACAACCTGGGTATTCAGCACGACCACTCGGCCTGCTTTTGTAAAGATAAGCACTTTTGCCTCATGCATGAAAACATCACAAAAGAAAGTGGCTTCAGCAACTGCAGCTCTGACTATTTCTACCAGTTCCTTCGAGAACAAAAAGGGACCTGCCTATTTAACAAGCCAAGGCCCAGGGCCCGCAAGCGTAGGGATTCCACCTGTGGAAATGGCGTGGTGGAGGACACGGAGCAGTGTGACTGTGGTTCTGCCTGTCACCTCGACCCATGCTGTGATCCCACATGCACTCTGAAGGAGAATGCTGAGTGCGGCCATGGCCTCTGCTGCCTGGACTGTACTTTCAGAAGGAAGGGGTTTTTATGTCGTCCTACTCAGGATGAGTGTGACCTCCCAGAATATTGTGATGGGAGCTCTGCAGAATGCCCTGCAGACAGCTACAAGCAAGATGGCACGCTGTGTGATAGAATTCACTATTGCTCTGGGGGTCAGTGTAAGAACCCCGATAAGCAATGCATGAATATATATGGGTACCCTGCAAGATCTGCCCCGGAAGACTGTTACATTTCAATGAATACCAGAGGAGACCGGTTTGGAAACTGTGGCCATCCCACTGAGGATCAGCAAAAGTATGTTACATGTTCAAGTGATAATGTATTTTGTGGGAAACTCGTATGTACAGGTGTCGAATCCTTACCCCGACTCCAAGCTCAACATACCATGATCCAGGTCCCTCATGACGATGACTGGTGCTGGAGCATGGATGCCCATAACATTACGGATATCCCTGATGATGGAGATGTGCACGTCGGCACTTCTTGTGCCCCAAACAAAGTCTGCACGGATCACTCCTGCGTTCATCACTCTGTACTCCTGTATGACTGCAGACCAGAGGAATCGTGTCATGGGAAAGGAGTTTGCAACAATTTAAGGCACTGCCATTGTGAGTTTGGTTTTGCTCCTCCTGACTGTAAAAATCCAGGAAATGGAGGTAGTGTGGACAGTGGCCCTGCTGGTAATCGAAGTGATGAAATTATAAgtatagaagaaaagagaaatcataCTGCTGGTCAAAGTAATCCCCAAAGAGGTTATGTGagtaatgacaaaaataaaagcctAAGGAAGTTGCTGTACATAGCCCCCATGTTGCTTTCAGCATTATTTGTAGGTCTAATTATTTTTGCCATTATGGGAGCTAGAAAGGAGATATCACAGTGTTCAGAAGATTACACAGAAGCAACTCTAGAAGAGGTTGCACCAGAACAGAAtgtaggaaaaggaaaggaagaagaagaggcaaAAAATGAGTTGTCCAATAAAGCTAACAGTGGACACACTGGGTGA